TggtataaattaaaaaaaaatacattttaaaaaagtaaactCCAGGGAGCCACCACTTCAATCTACTGCCTGATCATTTATCTGTTACTTGATGAATTTGGAACTTTGGCAGTATTAGCTTCACTTCTGGTAATATATGAGGAAGATGCTAAAGTTGTGTGAAGTTGAATAGAATGCAATGAAAGCCTTTTAACACAAAGTAGTGAGTTGACTAGGAGAAGAATAAATACTGGGGAATGAACCACTTCAGATTTTGGGGGAAAAgtgatgaaaaaaaaggaaaaaccccaCTAATCTGCTACCACATTTTGCAGTCTGGAAGTTGTAACAAAACTAGAATAAGTCTTCTACGATGCTTCCCTTCCTATTGGGAAAGGAGTTTAGAGAAACCAAAAGAACCTTCAAtggcaaaaataaataaatattccttcttattttgctttccacAGAAGAGTTCTTAAATTTGATAAATTGTGTTTAATAGTTCTGCAGTGACACAGCAATCTGGTTTACTGTCTGCAATCACTGAGAATTTATCTACTTTTATGTTGATTTTACACCTTCTTTTCTGCCCCTTCtcacttttgtttctcttttctcagTCTTCCCACACTTTTTCATTTGGTCCATTTGCAACCCTGATCCCTTGGTCCCTTTCTTTCTTGTCCTCTTCTGGAATGCCTTTAGCAGTTAAGTCCTTTGATCCCGTCTTAGTGGGAGGCTTTCTTATGCTCTATATGACTTTATTGCTTTCCAAATTGGTGACTTGACACCCAGTCAGCTATAAGCACAAAAGAAAGTACCCAGGAAGTTGATAGTATAGCAAGACAGACAAAACTTTTTAAGTGATGATATTGAGAATCTCAAAGGATGCAACTTTTTAGTGCCTTGAGGACAAGTACTTAATAGAGGTAATGTGAGTACACAAGTAGATATATAGGTAGGTATTGTCATATTTAATGGTTTTCCTTGGCTTACAGAATTGGTATTTTGTATTTGTATGTgctaatttttttcccacataAATATACAATTTTAATGAATTATTTCCAAAATAGCAAGTGTTttcaaaaaagcagcagcatgataCAAAGGATGGTGCCTTGTGGAGTTGCTTCTTTAACCGTATCATATACATTATAAGCCCTCATTTTGAACAGGCTGAATTCTTAAAGGTGAAATCTAGGTAAATAGCTACAAGAGCCCAATATGGCCCTTTCAGTGAAATGACACAACATGTATTttcatttagaagaaaaaagtaaaaacataTTAGAGTTGCTTCTTAGTAGACTAACAAGTGCCTTTTACAGCACCAGaattagagaaaaaaacatcTACAGGCAATGAAGTTAGACCCCATAAGATGCTGTAGCTTACATGTTGATTTATAGTAAATATATGCATGCTTTGTTTTGTAAAATACCATCTTTACCTTTTCTTCCAATAGATAAAACAATAATGGAGTTGCAGCCATTATGTCTGGACCAAGCAAGCAGCAAGTGAGTATTATAAATCTCAATGATAACATTTATTTGGCTTTAACATGAAGCTTTTAAAAAGTAACTTAAAGGGTACAGTTGCACAAGTACTTTTTGCTTCCATGTTATAGTGAAAAAAGGGTTGTAAATTATCCTTGTCATAGTTTCTGTTGTTGCATAAGCAACTGTATAGTTCTGCCTTCTTTAGATCTTTCACTTTCTGAGTGCCTTAATGAAGGACTGGGCTTCAAGTTTACTTCAAAGTTCTGTGTCAGCCAGCAACACTGATTAGTATGGTTGAGTCTTAttagagtggtgaggcactccCTCTATCTGAAGTGTTGATTAGTCCTTTCAATTAGGAGATGGAGTCCTATGAGAAATCCTTTCTCAGCTTTAAGGGACTGGAGATGTACTTCTGTGCAGTGAGTGCTGTGACCTAGGGCTGTACTTATGCATGAGCTGTCTTGGTTAGCTATCAAAAATCCCTCCTGGGGGGAGGTATTAAAAAGGCTGAAGTGTATGCTGCCTACTTTTTGCATTGGGAAGCAGCTGAACTCTTATTCTAGAATGCAGTTtgcaattggaaaaaaaaaagtgttcagaATGCTGTCTCACAGATGATATAAAACTGTGTACATGTcttgatttctctctctttattaTTTTCAGTGATCACTGTCACATTCAGAGTGTGGAAAGTGGTAGTTCAATTATCTTTGCTGACCTTACTTCACAGGAAAAGAAGTCCTACGACACTACCAGTCTTAGAAATGGTAGTGAATTAGTGCAGAATATGGATATAAGGAATGAGTTTACAAACAGCAGTAGTAAAGAATGTATGAATCCAAATAAATGTGAATTATCcatagcattaaaaaaagattCTGTAAGTAGTGTTAGCAGTAGATCAGCTGATGTGAAAAATCATTCTGCACATGGACCTCATTCTAATCTGGATCAAGATAACACCACTGAGAGTAGTTCCTGCACTGAAGAACGCTCCAAGAATGATGTAGCTCTCTGTGAAGAGTTTGAGGTAAATGTTGTTCTCTCTAATTGAAAATATTTGTGAAGTTGACCATGGGAACTGGCAAAACTTAGCACACAAGAAAATTTCCATGTCTTAGTTGTCTTGGATCCTTTGTGTTTACCTGAACAAAAAGCACTGCTCCTGCATTAAAAACTTAAAACGTTAAAAACTTGACAATCTTCAGCGTTCTGTAACAAAGGCTAATTCAGATGTTACTGATGAAAGTGTCTGGGTGTGTAATGTGGTGCCTATACAGTGTAGGACTACACGTGAAATAGAGAGAAGTAGATCTGGGCAGGGAATTGCCACTCTGCTAATGCTTCTTAACCTTTGCTGGTGTTCATACCACTGAAATGTTTTGTATAACACAGGCAGATCTGGAAGGTTTCAAGCTTTTGGTATCATCTGGAGTTCCCTCTTCCAAGAAATCCAAGATTTTAAAGTGTTTACTTGAGTTGTCTAGGTTATCAATTGAACTAGAACATGATCAGAAATTGGGTGTGAAGTTACATACTCATCCTAATAAATCATAACATTCCATAGGAataggttgggttttttctcttttatattAATATACACTGTTTTATTAAGCCAGAATGAACCTCTGTTTAGTATGTCTAGAAGCTTTTAAACTCTAATTGGAATATTAAGGTAGATGGTTGGCTGTTTGTTAGCTTTTATCAGGACAATTATTAAAATATGAggaacaaaccaaaagaaaaacacccAGACTAGATACGTGAATGCAGTAGATTACTGATGCTGTATCTGATATCAAGGAAACAGTGTTGACATTACAGTGGCAAAATCACAGACTCTTACTTCTCTGCCAGGTGGAATATCATTTGATGCTTTACATAcaaatgcagctgtgtgaaATATCCTTGTGGGATTGGATCGCTGACCGTAATAAAAGATACACTGAGACAACAGAGGAAGCTTCCAGTAAGATTCATCACTGTCTTGAACTTACTGAAGTTCATGAGTTTTTAGACAGCTCTTCAGAAAAGAATGAGCATGTGCCTGAGGCATAGTTGTTTCCTGGGGAGATCTCTGCCCACGCAACTCTACTTActtggaatatatttttttttattgtcagaATCTGCTTTTTCTCAGTAAGCTGTTTAAATGAAATTTTGCTTTGGTAGTAGTCTTGCTGCTACAAAACAGAGCTCTTCACAGGCTGATTTGTCTGCTGTAAAAATCATATATACATCTTTGGTTCCAGACAAGTTAGAACATACTTCGTAGAAtacaaggttggaagggacctcagggatcatgtggcctaactttttttttttaggaaaagtACAATCTAGataagatggcccagcaccacCTTTAGAAGCAGACACATATTCATGTCCCCTGAACTTTTTTGCTGTCAAGGTTAGAGGCTTTTGCTATTTCAAAACCAGTTATCTTAAGCATAGAAAATTAAGTATTTAAACTATGCTCGTTCTACTAAAAATGTATTCTACATCATAGATAAACAGAATTCAACAAGATCTATTATTATAAATTTATATAGCTCAGTAAAATTAGCTGAAATAGTTGAGATTTTAAATTGGTTTCAGGTCCGTATCACCTTGTGGATGTCCACTCAACAGTGAAAATTTTTCAAGAGTTGGTAGAAGGAGTCTGCTATATCCACAGCATGGGAGTGATGCATCGAGACATTAAAGTAAGTTCATAGAGTTACTGAGATTGATGAAAGCAGTGATGACTGACATTATGGGAGAATAAAAGCAACTTCATAGTTAAATTTGAGATGACTTGGGCTCTTAATAATTTAGCTATGTTATATATGAAAAATACATTGTCTCTACAGCAATATCATACTGTATTCATGATAAAGATGGTACTCAGTTACATTGACTTAAACTACAATTAAACTGGAAATGCTTTctcctttctggttttcttgtTCTGAACAGGGATGGTcatattggttttgttttgtctttgtctttctttcacCAGGGTAGGACCCTAAATTATGTTTTCAAGGCTGAAACCCCCCTAGTTCTTACAGCCTTTCTTCGTATGAGAGGTGcgccagccctctgatcatttttgtggccccctctggacctgctgcaacagatccatgtctgtCTTGAGCTTGGAGCCCCagggctggatgcagtactccaaagTGGGGTTTTGTGAGGGTGGACTacagggggagaatccccttcctcagcttttcatgcagcccagaatgcagttggctttctggactgTGGGTGCTCATACCCACTTTTTTTATCCACCAGCATCCCTAAGTCCTTCACAGCACAAGATGCTTACTGAACAATGGTTAGTGGTGTGTCTGAGGCAAGAGATAAgatctgggttttttgtttatattGAGTAAGACAAATGTCACATTCAGAATTAACAGTATATGTTATTTCATATCCTTTGAAGCGGTTGAAATTTCATATTCCTTTACATTTTAGATTTTATGATGTCTTACTTTGTAGCCCAGAAACATCTTTCTATATGGATCAGATCATCATGTGAAAATAGGAGACTTTGGATTAGCCTGCAAAGACCTTCTTTGGCATGATGCAGACCAGTGGTTTAAGACAGAAAGGGTAAATGGTAAGAGAAAAAAGCTGAATGGGTTTCAGTGTTTAAGTCTCTGTTGTATTTAAACCATTAAATTCTTAAGTGAAATGGTAACAATGCAACAGTAGCTGAGCAGGCATGAATTGCCTTTTTAAAGGACTGACACATACTTCAGGAGTGGGGACTTGCCTCTATGCCTCTCCAGAACAACTGCAGGGATCTCACTATGATTTCAAGGTAGGGGgactctttttttcctattaacaCATGATGATAGATAATAGGAATAAAACAAgcctttcagaaaaataaatactaaatGTTTGGTAGATAAATAATCCTTCTACTGTTATTCCTAATGTTTTTGTTGAAACATGGATTTCAACTTTTTCTAGCTTGCTGCTAATGCAAACATTTCTAATATCACCTTGAGGAATGTATGTAATTTGGGTGTGTTTCTGTAGTAGTGTCATACTTCCCATACAAATATGAAACTTGTCATTAAACTTTTTCATATAGTGAAATTTTTAATGAGAGTGAAATCCAGTAAATAGTTAAAACCAGCAGTTATTCCACAACTTTTTTCTTCACCCCATTATCAGTCAGACATGTACAGCATGGGTGTTATCCTGCTAGAACTCTTCCAGCCATTTGGAACAGAGATGGAAAGAACAGAAATTCTTACACGTTTAAGAAATGGGCAAATTCCTCACACTTTCTACAAAAAATGGCCTATTCAGGCCAAGTACATTAAACTTCTCACCAGCCAGAGCTCCACAGAGAGACCAACTGCTGCTCAGCTTCGTGACAGTGAACTATTTCATACCACAGAACACGTAAGTTACACCAGCAGCTGCAACTGTTACAGCataaagaaaatgctttgtttCTCTGCCTGGAATGTTTGTTCTGAATCTGTGATTGAGACTCTGATTTCAGTATTTAAGCCCCTGTGTTAATGTTTATAGTGTCTTTGCACGTTCATTAACTATAGGTACCTTTATGAAGACTGTACAGTTGACTAATTTACAGCTTGAGGTATTATTATGGGTTAGAAAAGCTTTACAAGCTTTTCATCAGCTCCACagaatctttttccttttctttgccgTGCTTTTTTGTGGATTAAGTTGTATCACAGATGCAGAatagctgtggtgctgcagtgtgTAGTGGATTGCAAAGAAATCAGATAGGTTAGTAAGGTTTTACCCTTGCCTATGAAGTAAACTGACTCTTGTTTTTAGGTTATTTCTAGCCTACAACAAAAGGTGAggcagcaggaagaagaaatagaCAAACTGCGAGAGAGGATAAGATTGCTTTCTGAAGAACGAGATGAACATGTGAGATTAGGTTCTTCTGTTTAAGTACTGGATGAACCAACCTTTGTTGTATACTAAGTTATAtaaaattattccttttttaCATAAAAGTATTTCAATGCActtcgattttttttttcccctgtctatTCTTCAAAGGTATTCATCCTTTTATTTTAGTTCACAAAACACCAGCCCCCGTAAGAGTCATATTGTGCTTAGCCACAGTACAGTTTGACTTGGGTAAATAAGCTTTTGGGTTACATAGAAAAATAGAAAGTAAAAGTGCAGCTTGTATTTATATAGGACTACTTTAGAGACTTCATAACCATTGAATAAACATATGTTATGCgtcagttaaaaaaacaaaagtcaCACCCAAAAGGTAGCTGTgatgttttattaattttaaaactctGGCCAAGTGTAGTACTTGAACACATCTCAGAAAAGACTCGAACCACTACAGCAGGTAGGCAGGAGTTGGAGTAGGATGAAAACTGCACCACGATGAAGAGCACACACTTACTTCAGTAGCTTCATAACAGAGCTGAAAGGTGCTAAGTTCTCACATGACTTCATCCATTTCTGCACATTGGCTGGGGCAGCATTTGCACTACCTGTCTGCTGAAGTGCACACCATGCAACAATGTCTGCTACGGTGAGTTCATTTCCCACCAACCATGATGTCTTGCCCAGGGCAGCATTCATGGAGCGCAGGACTGCTCCTTTTTCCTTACTGCTACCTTCTTTTAGCTGGAAGATGGCTGTATCAACCCAGCTGTCAATCAGAGTTGAAGTAACTGCATTGTACTTCTGgccaaagagagaaaagagaaatcgAGCAATGTTCCCTTCTCCTTCAATAGGGCACATTGTTTGAATGCTAAACTTCATCTGTGGTTTTGGAACtgaaattaagaaaagaaagaaaaaacaagtgaATACCAGATGCAGAGAAGTTAAATGGAATGCTACTTCTATGAGGTTTTATTTGTGATTTTGATGTATTGATCTACAAGGTAGCTTCACTCTTACCTTCCTTCCAAATAAGAGTAAAGCCCAACTGATACTCATGACGTGATTGCTTTTTAGTCTGCTCACCAAAGCATTTCAAGAGGTTTTCTGGCACACTTTTCACTGATGAATGTGTGTGAACAGCTGATAGTATTTTATAGCGTTCACAAAGCAGACTGTGTAGTACTAATAATGACAGTGGAGGCAGAGAAGGATTTGCATTGATGACAATATCTTTCAGGGCACCATAatcctgaaaggaaaataaaacattcagcAGGTAAGACATATTCCAGGTCAAACTTTGAAGTAGTGGAGTTTTCATCTGACACCAAAACGTTCATAGTCACACATGTATATCTGAAATTCTAAGGATAGTCAAATAATTCAAATTTGGACATTTAAAACTTGTTTAAGCATTGAAAACATTTAACTTGATAACATGACTGAGGTAAATTACAGTTCAATCTGAAGCCAAAATTAAAATTTTCAGTTAGTAACAAACAGGAAACCAACTATCCTCATATCAGCATTAGCCGTTCTAGTTTGGATAATTCCAAATGAGAATAAAAAGCATTTAGTATTTACAAATGTATCTTTACAGATGCCCAGCATGAGCAGGTAGCTGTAGGTTACTTGTAAGGAGAGGACTTGCGTATTGAGTTTGGACTGTCccacccttccaacctcaaaaaTCCACCTACACAATCAACTAAACTTACCTTTCCAAGCATCAAATCTAAATCTGCACCATTTGTTGTCAAACAAGAAGAGTCATCAGTTTGAATGACATTAGTTACATCAAAGTCAGCATCTGGAGTTTGTATCATCTTTGAGAGACCATCGACAGCACTCTTCAGTTCATACAAACGCTTCAGAATCTCTTCCTGGCGGGATTCAAGTGCTTGAAGTGATGGATCAGCCTCTTCCTACAAGAAAGGATAGACAAAGTCACGTAAATGTTTCACTTACCTGTATGAAATTAGCCCACAGCTCACTTGGCAGTTTTGAACGACTTTAAACATCTTCAAGTAACTAACATCATGGTATGTTATGGTCTTATCAACCCAACTTTCTTCTTTTGGTCCAGTGGATAAAAAGATGCTGAGCAAGGTATCAGAGTGAAATCCTGACAGCCACTTTACACAATATTCTCACAAGACACAGAAACACCTCTTAAATGATCATTATTCAGTCAGTGCACAAGTAATAAAAATTACTCTCAGAGGCTACTGGTAGTTAGTAATTTGTTGTTGCAACATGAGGGCACCTTAGTAAGCATTCCTATGAAGTTCTGCCCCAAGTCTACTACTGTGTTCCTCCATCGACAACCTGGGTGAGGGCACAGCAAATACTCACTGAAAAGATACGATGGTATCAATCTAAAAATGGCCACTAGCAGCCTGAAGCAACTCAAAGCATTCCTGACACTCAAGAGAGGTTGAAGTATGATAATATTTTGTGGGTTTGCCTTATTTAAGTAACTGAGACTGGAAACAGGGCCTGTGCAGCTTGCTATCtcaacagcaaaaataaaaccacacctGAGCCAACAGTGACGGTGCAGCAGTGACACAAGGTCTGCAAGGCCTCTGCTCGGCCGCTTAAATACAGAAACCGGAAAGAAACACACACGAAAGCCCAGGAAAGACAGGTTGAGAATTACCGACGGCTTTTAAattgttggggaaaaaaaaacagctccGAAAAAGGTGAGCTTATTCGACCCTCAAACGAGCCATTGATAGACGAGGAGGAGACAGGTGCCAGCGCTACCGTGCTCCTCCTCCGGACATACGTGGTGGATCGTGGGGACCCCTTCAGCTCCTCGGTGCCAGAAGCTTTTCCTAGCCCCCGAGGGCAGACCCCACCTCGAGCAAATGCTGATCCTGTGCAGCTGGCGACTCGCCTCTTGGGCTTCCCGACAGCGCGGCCCATAGACGCCGGCCCGCTGCCCATAGCCGAAGCCACCGGGCCCACCCGCTGTTCTCTCGCTCCTACCTGCGGTGGAGGCGACTCGGCGGACGAGGGGGAGCGATGGACGTTGGGCAGGCGGTACATGCAGGAAGGCAAGTGTTCCGCCAACACCTCCCCACCAACCTTGTGGAAAGACCTCACTTTGTACATGGGCATGGCGGCACCCACCCGCGCAGCACATCCGCTCCCGGCCCGCCAGCGGGCCCGCCCCGCGCTGCATCCATTGGGCCAAATAGGAGCACGGCGCATTACTGACTCACGCCCGAGCCAGTGCGCGCTGGGGGCTGCCGCATGGCCTCCTTGTCTTCTTTCTATTGGTCAGTGTGAGCCGGTGATTCGTTAAGCGAGTCCTCATAGGGCAAAAGGTGCAGCTGCCAGTTTTGATTGGGTGTTCTCATTGACCAATTTGCATCAAGGGAGTTGAGACTTTCTTTACGATGGGCGAACTATTTTCTGTAGTGGCCAATGACTGAGCGAGGGCGGAGCCTGCGGGAACGGGATTCTGAGGCGACTACAGCGCGTCCCGCTGGGTCCCGATGGACGCTGCCTCACCTTGGTGAGTGCCTTCTCTGGAACCATCGGCCCTCCTTCTTTCTGCAGCGGTGGGGTTCGCCGCTCTCTCGCATTCCCCTACTCTCCCTTGCTCTGGCTGCCTCTCACGGGAGGCTCGGGGCCTCGCTGCTCCGCAGTGCCCTAGTCGCTGGTGTGGTTGCGGCCTCCTCATCAGTCGCTGGCTTCTTGGTTCCCGCCTCCCCTTCCGACTTGATCGGGGAAGCGTGTGCGCCTTCTCGGGCGCTCCGCACTTGAATGCGGGTAGCAGTGTTTTACCTCCTGCCTCGCTCTCGGATGCCAGTTGCCCTTGCTTGGGAGGGATGGACGGGCGCGGTGCACCTTTACCGCCTGCTTTACCttgtttttccccctccctcctatGTGtcaagcctgcagcctgccaaaGCCATCAAGCCCATCGACCGTAAGTCCGTCCATCGGATCTGTTCGGGACAGGTTGTGCTGAATCTTGGCACTGCGGTGAAAGAGTTGGTGGAGAACAGTCTGGATGCTGGAGCTACCAACATTGGTAACCTTCTCTTCATTGCACTTTCTTAACATTACGTAGACTTCTCAAGTAGACCTTTTCCTCAAGGCACAGAGCACAAGGCACAATATTAACAAGGCTGTGCAAATAATTCCTCTTTGG
This DNA window, taken from Indicator indicator isolate 239-I01 chromosome 22, UM_Iind_1.1, whole genome shotgun sequence, encodes the following:
- the EIF2AK1 gene encoding LOW QUALITY PROTEIN: eukaryotic translation initiation factor 2-alpha kinase 1 (The sequence of the model RefSeq protein was modified relative to this genomic sequence to represent the inferred CDS: substituted 1 base at 1 genomic stop codon), coding for MTSLRRPLASGARRRPGKRAGGGKEAVAAAGGRSELLRVTRGPAPPLCRCREPLEGARRPPAKASGREGLHQPCCLRGRLSSPPLSFSPSSFLGRSVPVRFCLPGPIYPAAIYSSSXCFITLRSKSAHKRWPGSQGRPQEGWQAPPARAKAGTPAPGMWRGVFPAAPRSVLPAIEFPEESPEPRFDESDVPAELRIANGSQKFVNFTSTIQNQLLLVSLLEHLCHMYTRNPVRSRCLFRILREAFTRTGLLSPFAFCDEFSTVRLQHNRAITELMKAADRQILSGELDNGDSHAIGEKEALFEGQTSRYLNEFDEITRLGKGGYGKVYKVRNKLDGQFYAVKKITIKKAKRRDCMKVLREVKVLAGLQHPNIVGYHTAWMEQIQTVRPKGKYSILYKTIMELQPLCLDQASSNDHCHIQSVESGSSIIFADLTSQEKKSYDTTSLRNGSELVQNMDIRNEFTNSSSKECMNPNKCELSIALKKDSVSSVSSRSADVKNHSAHGPHSNLDQDNTTESSSCTEERSKNDVALCEEFEVEYHLMLYIQMQLCEISLWDWIADRNKRYTETTEEASSPYHLVDVHSTVKIFQELVEGVCYIHSMGVMHRDIKPRNIFLYGSDHHVKIGDFGLACKDLLWHDADQWFKTERVNGKRIKGLTHTSGVGTCLYASPEQLQGSHYDFKSDMYSMGVILLELFQPFGTEMERTEILTRLRNGQIPHTFYKKWPIQAKYIKLLTSQSSTERPTAAQLRDSELFHTTEHVISSLQQKVRQQEEEIDKLRERIRLLSEERDEHVRLGSSV
- the AIMP2 gene encoding aminoacyl tRNA synthase complex-interacting multifunctional protein 2 isoform X2; its protein translation is MPMYKVRSFHKVGGEVLAEHLPSCMYRLPNVHRSPSSAESPPPQVGAREQRADPSLQALESRQEEILKRLYELKSAVDGLSKMIQTPDADFDVTNVIQTDDSSCLTTNGADLDLMLGKDYGALKDIVINANPSLPPLSLLVLHSLLCERYKILSAVHTHSSVKSVPENLLKCFGEQTKKQSRHEYQLGFTLIWKEVPKPQMKFSIQTMCPIEGEGNIARFLFSLFGQKYNAVTSTLIDSWVDTAIFQLKEGSSKEKGAVLRSMNAALGKTSWLVGNELTVADIVAWCALQQTGSANAAPANVQKWMKSCENLAPFSSVMKLLK
- the AIMP2 gene encoding aminoacyl tRNA synthase complex-interacting multifunctional protein 2 isoform X4, translated to MPMYKEEADPSLQALESRQEEILKRLYELKSAVDGLSKMIQTPDADFDVTNVIQTDDSSCLTTNGADLDLMLGKDYGALKDIVINANPSLPPLSLLVLHSLLCERYKILSAVHTHSSVKSVPENLLKCFGEQTKKQSRHEYQLGFTLIWKEVPKPQMKFSIQTMCPIEGEGNIARFLFSLFGQKYNAVTSTLIDSWVDTAIFQLKEGSSKEKGAVLRSMNAALGKTSWLVGNELTVADIVAWCALQQTGSANAAPANVQKWMKSCENLAPFSSVMKLLK
- the AIMP2 gene encoding aminoacyl tRNA synthase complex-interacting multifunctional protein 2 isoform X1, encoding MPMYKVRSFHKVGGEVLAEHLPSCMYRLPNVHRSPSSAESPPPQEEADPSLQALESRQEEILKRLYELKSAVDGLSKMIQTPDADFDVTNVIQTDDSSCLTTNGADLDLMLGKDYGALKDIVINANPSLPPLSLLVLHSLLCERYKILSAVHTHSSVKSVPENLLKCFGEQTKKQSRHEYQLGFTLIWKEVPKPQMKFSIQTMCPIEGEGNIARFLFSLFGQKYNAVTSTLIDSWVDTAIFQLKEGSSKEKGAVLRSMNAALGKTSWLVGNELTVADIVAWCALQQTGSANAAPANVQKWMKSCENLAPFSSVMKLLK
- the AIMP2 gene encoding aminoacyl tRNA synthase complex-interacting multifunctional protein 2 isoform X3 translates to MPMYKVRSFHKVGGEVLAEHLPSCMYRLPNVHRSPSSAESPPPQADPSLQALESRQEEILKRLYELKSAVDGLSKMIQTPDADFDVTNVIQTDDSSCLTTNGADLDLMLGKDYGALKDIVINANPSLPPLSLLVLHSLLCERYKILSAVHTHSSVKSVPENLLKCFGEQTKKQSRHEYQLGFTLIWKEVPKPQMKFSIQTMCPIEGEGNIARFLFSLFGQKYNAVTSTLIDSWVDTAIFQLKEGSSKEKGAVLRSMNAALGKTSWLVGNELTVADIVAWCALQQTGSANAAPANVQKWMKSCENLAPFSSVMKLLK